One window of Desulfuromonadales bacterium genomic DNA carries:
- a CDS encoding class II fumarate hydratase, which yields MSDTRIEKDSMGEMTVPADALYGAQTARALANFPISGLRFPRAFLRALGMIKERAARVNLELGLLDRERAMAIMEAAEEVVQGELDDHFVLDIFQTGSGTSTNMNVNEVIANRACQLLGEGIGSRSIHPNDHVNLGQSSNDVIPTALHLAAAVEIRQTLIPALFALQEALGEKAEAFDDIVTIGRTHLQDAVPVRLGQIFSGYARQVALSIRRLEAAVEGLLELPLGGTAVGTGLNAHPEFTRQVITGLAGVTGLPFREAVNHFEAQAAKDAAVAASGALKGSAVALFKIANDIRFLGSGPRCGLGELILPAVQPGSSIMPGKVNPVMAESLLQVCAQVVGNDAAVTLGGLSGNFELNVMMPLITHNLLQSVSLLANAAGQFTERCVKGLQADRQRCESLIEKSLAMCTALAPVIGYDRAAQIAKKAYESGKTVREVAREEQVLPDAELERLLDPRPMTEPGVPGKTR from the coding sequence ATGAGCGATACCCGCATTGAAAAGGATTCGATGGGCGAGATGACCGTTCCCGCCGACGCCCTCTACGGCGCCCAGACCGCCCGGGCGCTGGCCAATTTCCCCATCTCCGGGTTGCGCTTCCCGCGGGCATTTCTCCGCGCGCTGGGGATGATCAAGGAGCGTGCCGCCCGGGTCAACCTCGAACTGGGCCTGCTCGACCGGGAACGGGCGATGGCGATCATGGAAGCCGCCGAGGAAGTGGTGCAGGGGGAACTGGACGATCACTTCGTACTCGATATCTTTCAGACCGGCTCCGGCACCAGCACCAACATGAACGTCAACGAGGTGATCGCCAACCGAGCCTGCCAGCTTCTCGGCGAGGGCATCGGCAGCCGTTCCATTCATCCCAACGACCACGTCAACCTCGGCCAGTCGAGCAACGACGTCATACCCACCGCCCTCCACCTGGCCGCCGCGGTGGAGATCCGCCAGACCCTCATCCCGGCTCTCTTCGCCCTGCAGGAGGCTCTCGGCGAGAAGGCGGAGGCCTTCGACGACATCGTCACCATCGGCCGCACCCATCTGCAGGATGCCGTGCCGGTGCGTCTCGGCCAGATATTCTCCGGCTACGCCCGCCAGGTGGCGCTGTCCATTCGTCGCCTGGAGGCGGCGGTCGAAGGACTGCTCGAGCTGCCGCTGGGCGGGACCGCCGTCGGTACCGGCCTCAACGCCCACCCCGAGTTCACCCGCCAGGTCATCACCGGGCTCGCCGGGGTGACCGGTCTCCCCTTCCGCGAGGCGGTCAACCACTTCGAGGCGCAGGCGGCCAAGGATGCGGCGGTAGCGGCCAGCGGCGCCCTCAAGGGTTCTGCCGTCGCTCTCTTCAAGATCGCCAACGACATCCGTTTCCTCGGCAGCGGCCCCCGCTGCGGCCTGGGCGAACTGATCCTGCCGGCGGTGCAGCCGGGCAGCTCGATCATGCCCGGCAAGGTCAACCCGGTGATGGCCGAAAGCCTGCTCCAGGTCTGTGCCCAGGTGGTCGGCAACGACGCCGCCGTCACCCTCGGCGGGCTCTCGGGCAACTTCGAGCTCAACGTCATGATGCCGTTGATCACCCATAACCTGCTCCAGTCGGTCTCCCTGCTGGCCAATGCCGCCGGGCAGTTCACCGAACGCTGCGTCAAGGGGCTGCAGGCCGACCGCCAGCGCTGCGAGTCGCTCATCGAAAAGAGCCTGGCCATGTGCACCGCGCTCGCTCCGGTGATCGGTTACGACCGGGCGGCGCAGATTGCCAAGAAGGCCTACGAGTCGGGAAAGACGGTGCGGGAGGTGGCCAGGGAGGAGCAGGTGCTGCCCGATGCGGAGTTGGAAAGACTCCTCGACCCACGTCCCATGACCGAACCGGGGGTGCCCGGGAAGACCCGATAG